One region of Citrus sinensis cultivar Valencia sweet orange chromosome 6, DVS_A1.0, whole genome shotgun sequence genomic DNA includes:
- the LOC102614792 gene encoding aspartic proteinase CDR1-like has protein sequence MSPATYFYPNNVVQSNVSTANGEYVMKFSIGTPPLLDIYGIVDTGSDLMWVQCLPCVQCYKQVKPIYNPASSSSYKELSCQSEQCHLLDTVSCSSQQLCNYTYGYADSSLTKGVLATERITFGNSNNFFDNVVFGCGHNNTGVFNENEMGLVGLGRTRLSLASQILSQLGANKFSYCLVPFHTDPSITSKMFFGNGSEVSGGGVVSTSLVSKEDKTYYFVTLEGISVGNLSNSSKLIPYYNSSGAISKGNMFIDTGAPPTLLPKDFYNRLEEQVRNAIKLTPYQDPRLGSQLCYKTPSMAGIAPILTAHFDGGAKVPLIHTSTFIPPPVEGVFCFAMQPIDGDVGIFGNFAQSDLFIGYDFDSQMVSFKPTDCTKQ, from the coding sequence ATGAGTCCGGCTACATATTTCTACCCTAATAATGTTGTCCAATCAAATGTGTCAACCGCTAATGGTGAATATGTGATGAAGTTCTCCATTGGTACTCCACCATTATTGGACATTTATGGCATTGTTGATACAGGAAGCGACCTTATGTGGGTTCAATGTCTTCCTTGTGTACAATGCTACAAACAAGTGAAACCCATTTATAATCCCGCAAGCTCGTCATCATACAAAGAGCTTTCTTGTCAATCAGAACAATGTCATCTTCTAGATACGGTGTCGTGTTCTTCTCAGCAACTCTGCAACTATACCTATGGCTATGCAGATAGTTCATTAACCAAAGGTGTTCTTGCGACAGAGAGAATTACTTTTGGGAATTCTAACAATTTTTTCGATAATGTTGTTTTTGGTTGTGGGCACAATAATACTGGGGTctttaatgaaaatgaaatgggTTTGGTCGGGCTAGGAAGAACGAGATTGTCACTTGCTTCACAGATTTTATCTCAACTTGGTGCCAACAAGTTCTCTTATTGTCTGGTACCATTCCATACTGATCCAAGCATTACAAGCAAGATGTTTTTTGGAAATGGAAGTGAAGTTTCAGGAGGTGGTGTGGTTTCAACTTCTTTGGTTTCCAAAGAAGACAAgacttattattttgtaacGTTGGAAGGAATCAGTGTTGGGAATTTAAGTAATAGTAGTAAGTTGATTCCTTATTATAATTCCTCTGGAGCAATCTCCAAAGGTAACATGTTCATCGACACAGGGGCGCCACCAACTCTTTTACCTAAAGATTTTTACAATCGATTGGAAGAACAAGTAAGAAATGCAATTAAGCTAACACCTTATCAAGACCCACGATTGGGATCACAGCTTTGCTATAAAACCCCATCAATGGCTGGTATTGCACCCATATTAACAGCGCATTTTGATGGTGGTGCCAAAGTGCCGTTAATTCATACAAGCACTTTTATTCCTCCACCGGTTGAAGGCGTGTTTTGTTTTGCAATGCAGCCCATAGATGGTGATGTTGGtatatttggtaattttgccCAATCAGATCTCTTCATTGGCTATGACTTCGATAGTCAAATGGTTTCTTTCAAGCCAACTGATTGTACTAAGCAATAG